The following coding sequences are from one Cygnus olor isolate bCygOlo1 chromosome 2, bCygOlo1.pri.v2, whole genome shotgun sequence window:
- the LOC121065557 gene encoding C-C chemokine receptor type 8-like yields the protein MSEMNPTSQFIRTTEYDYGYDENTAPCNEGNSFRRFKSLLLPILYCLVFVFCLLGNSLVLWVLLTRKKLMTMTDVCLLNLAASDLLFVVPLPFQAHYASEQWVFGNAMCKIMAGIYYTGFYSSIFFITLMSIDRYIAIVHAVYAMKIRTASCGIIISLVLWLVAGLASVPNIVFNQQLEIEQSMQCVPTYPPGSNTWKVASQFAANILGLLIPLSILICCYAQILKNLQKCRNRNKIKAIKMIFIIVIVFFLFWTPFNVVLFLDTLQSLHIINDCQASNRIALALQLTETISFIHCCLNPVIYAFAGVMFKAHLKGLLQSCVRVLWSSTRGSGATQSSSVPSQLSACSDSAGVL from the coding sequence ATGTCTGAGATGAATCCCACAAGCCAGTTCATCAGAACAACAGAGTACGACTATGGATACGATGAAAATACTGCTCCATGCAATGAAGGAAACAGCTTTCGCAGGTTTAaatccctcctcctgcccatcCTTTACTGCCTCGTGTTTGTCTTCTGCCTTCTGGGAAACTCCTTGGTCCTTTGGGTTCTCCTGACCAGGAAGAAGCTGATGACGATGACTGATGTCTGCCTGCTCAACCTCGCGGCCTCTGATCTCCTCTTTGTTGTGCCTCTCCCTTTCCAAGCCCACTATGCTTCAGAGCAGTGGGTTTTTGGCAACGCTATGTGCAAGATAATGGCTGGCATTTATTACACGGGTTTttacagcagtattttctttataaccCTCATGAGCATAGACAGGTACATAGCAATTGTCCATGCCGTCTATGCCATGAAGATTCGGACAGCCTCTTGTGGCATAATTATCAGTTtagtcctgtggctggtggcTGGCTTGGCTTCTGTGCCCAACATTGTGTTCAACCAGCAGCTGGAAATCGAGCAGTCTATGCAGTGTGTCCCCACGTACCCCCCTGGCAGCAATACCTGGAAGGTTGCATCTCAGTTTGCAGCCAATATCTTGGGCCTCTTGATTCCCCTCAGCATACTCATTTGCTGCTACGCCCAGATACTGAAAAACctgcaaaaatgcagaaatcGGAACAAGATCAAGGCGATCAAGATGATTTTCATTATCgtcattgttttcttcctcttctggacCCCCTTCAACGTCGTGCTGTTCCTGGACACCCTGCAGAGCCTGCACATCATCAACGACTGTCAGGCCAGCAACCGGATCGCCCTGGCCCTACAGCTGACGGAAACCATTTCCTTCATCCACTGCTGCCTCAACCCCGTGATCTACGCCTTCGCTGGGGTGATGTTCAAGGCCCACCTGAAAGGACTGCTTCAGTCCTGTGTCCGTGTCCTCTGGAGCTCCACCAGGGGTTCTGGGGCCACTCAGTCATCTTCAGTGCCCAGCCagctctctgcctgctctgaCAGTGCAGGGGTACTCTGA